tagagtgagagaataaagaattacagtaatgctatgagttgtaaagctagatatgatgtaaatataggcattattaggttgagaagggtgtagtatggaggcttgtgtatttgcagaaaatatttccaaattgcagaacaaaattttgacatggaaaaaagtatttcgaccactgaaGTGGGTTAATGTCCTTTTACTAAGGACTTAAGTGAAATGTATCTCAAACGGacattcctggtaaaataaaggagaaataaaaataaaaaagaattgCAGCCTTGGAAACATTTATGTCAGATTACTTTCACTATGAGAATCTGTGTGTgcattctctgtgtgtgtgtgtgtgtgtgtgtgtgtgtgtgtgtgtgtgtgtgtgtgtgtgtgtgtgctacgtcTGAGACACGAGAAACCAGCCAACCACAGCTGCTCATGCTGAATCACAGGGCAGCGTATCACACTGATGAAATATTCACAAGTTTATTTTCAGACATTTTCTCACATTAATGTTTTTGTTAATAAATCATTCAGTTCACTCAATGGTGCATTATAACTTTATTTGAATATGCATCACATTAAGCATCAGTAACATCCATAAGCATCATAATAAATGGTGTGTGTTGCGTCTCAGTTGCAGCATTAAGatgctttaagcttttcattcgatgGTGACTTCATGAACACACAGTCTGGGGAACTTAGGAGTagtaacactgaaacacacacataaacacacacatcaacacaatctcatctactctcatctcatttagaaatggatttaatttcactttttaaaaattaaaatcatggaataaaacagtaatcCATGTGTAATTGTCAGATACTCACATGAAGCCTTGCTGTGTACAGCGTGAGTCTGTCTTTTTAAACTTCAGGATCTTTTTGGGAGGAATATTGCCAGTGAAAAACTCAAAACAGCAGTCTGTAGGCTCTGCGAGATGTTTAACACTTTCAGCTGAGTGAGACACAGATGAGGTGATTCAGTCAAATAGAAACTCATAATGAAATAAATGTGCATAAATGTCATATAAAAATAATCCATCTTTCAGATCTTTAGTTAATGAACAAGTTTTGATGTGATCTTACtcctgataataataagaagaagaagaagaggaagaatttTTATTCATCCCGGAAACTCAGATATATTTTTTTAGACACATTGCATGTTACGTGTTACGCATTGTTCACatgtagaacacatttttatttcacaggtaggacaactgtaatcattgttgctttacagtatatacactgagtAACCACTTATCAAGTCCATATCCTCGATAAGTCACTCTGAAGGTGGAACATTAATAACTATTATACATCAGTTAATACCAAAtaaaaagtctgtgtgtgtgtgtgtgtgtggtttatactgtacatatttactTCTACTTCTTATGTAACTGTTGTACTGCTACATAAACTGTGTGTATTAAACTCACGCTGAGCATCTGAGTAGATCCCCATGATCAGGACGAAGCCCAGGACCAAAAACACACGACTCATCTTCATGTTCTCAGCAGTTGTGTGAAGATCTGATCTCTTCTCTCTCGAACATCAAATTTGCTTTTGATATTGAGTTTAGTGGTATAGCTTGATTTTAAACCATCTAAATCCGGTTTCCTCTCCACCCCCCGTACCGCTACACACATCTAATCAACCCACCACTTCCTCTACTCAAGCTCTACAGTTTATCTAGAAGATAACGACTGATCCATCTCTTACCCCTTAAATATTAAAGACATTAATACATTAATACAGCTTACATTTGAGTACAAAGGTGATACTTTCTGAATCCATGGTAATATAAATACatactttaaaaataataaaattataatTTTTCTCCAACTTTAGCTCACATTGTTCATGTATCTGTTAAATAACATTCCTGCATTTAATGTTTAATTACTCAGATGATTCACTCAGTGGTGTGCTTATGGTTGATAAAAAGCTATGTTCATGACTAAACATTGTGCACagtaacactgaaacacacacacacacacacacacgtgctctcaTCTCAACTGTGTACCATAATAATTTAATGACACCCACATCTCCACTACACTTTTTGAATAACATTGAAGTGTAATAAATATTTTACCTACTTTTTAATTGTATTCAGCAGCGTGGCCCAAGCCCAGGCCCGATACCCCTCATGTTCTGTCCAGTTGCCTCCTGACTCTGGGAAGGAAGTAGTTGCCCCGTCTCTCTACTTCACTGATGTCATGCTCTCTCTGCTTCCTGACTCTGGCGAGGTCGTCACTCCAGTGCTTTGGAGCGATGACCGAGGTCACCGAGGTCATCACACCACCACCCTTCACTGCTGAAGTCAGTGCCCTGCCGCCCTGTTCCATCACTCTGCTGTCACAATTTCTGTGCCACACCTGCCCTGGGAACCCTGGGAACTTGTGGACATTCTGTCCAGGGGCCCAAGACCCCCTGGTTCGACACTTTTGGAACACTTTGGGAGAAGCACCTTACAGAGGAGGGGGGTTCAGGATTCTGTCATGAATTCCCCTCCTTGGTCTGTGCTTCTGTTCTAAGTGTGTGTTGTCTGAATGTGATCTGACCCATGCTGTGAATTTTGCTGATGATATTTGGACTGCCCTCACTAAAATACACGCTGATCTCACACAACTGTTTCCTGCATCTTCACCACCTGAACATCACAATACGAATCAAATGCTCTTTTTAGTCCTTGAGTAAAACCAATAAATGGAATGAATTTTACATGCAAATGCAAATGTATCTTATCTTATCTAGAAACCAAAATACAATATGATGGTGTGTGCCAACATATACTGTATACTCCAGTGCTAAAAGGcttagaaatgtgtgtgtgtgtgtgtgtgtgtgtatatatatatatatatatatatatatatatatatatatatatatatatatatatatatatatatatatagagagagagagagagagagagagagagatctggaaAATATTAAGACACCACTACAAAAGTATcaatttctctggttttactatttattggtttgtgtttgaggaacatgaatatttttgttttattctaaAAATTATTGACAACATTTTCCCTCAAATTCCAGATAATAATATTGTAATTTATAACATTTGTTTGCAGAAAATGGCAAGTTGGTCAAAATAAAAAAtcagatgaagtgttttcacaccttgaataatgcatcaaAATCAAGATCTTGTTCAGTTTTccacaacacaatactaatgtttgaacttcggGTGCAGGGTTCTTGCTCCatttaaaaagtaaaatttaatgccttttaagacctttttaaaacTGCCAAAAATGTTGAAACTATTTCACTGAGAGAAAAGAAACAATTTATTGAATCCTACTGTATTAATAAGTTTCATAATAGATCAACAAGCTTAATAATTTAAGACCTCAAAACAGCTTGTCCCAAGCCAAAAAGTTGAAAAAtgttgtccttcacaaacaataaTTTTATGAGTGGATCAAATGCCAAGAGACAGACATAAGATAAACCAAGTAAACAAAAGCCTCCCCCCCAACCATTCTTTCACAACAGCACCCCAAACTCTTCAAGATATGTGGTATAGCTCTGCTGCTCTCTTTTTAATTTCATGGTCTAGGTTCGGCCAACTCTCCTCTCTTTTCCTTGCATGTTTTTCTAATGGAGTTGGATTTCGTGATGAGTCTGGCCATCTTGGTCCCCGCTGTATTCTCAGCCTTCTCTTCAAGGCTGTCTGCAACCTTTTCTCGTGTTTCACAAACATTTACTTTACATTACACACACTTAGCcaatgttcttatccagagtgatatacAATGAGCACAGTTGAATCTTTGAgtcttagaccccgtccacacgtagccgggtatctgctaaatcgaagatatttttctacgttttggcctgtcatccacatgaaaacacatcaaaaacgaatatttaaaaaaactccgggcaaagtgaagatttttgaaaactccgtgtatgccttttcgtgtagacagagataaccggaggtttgcgttttagaacgtcacaatctgcgccaaaaaaatgacaacaaatctgccctgacgtcaaacgtgcgacctttgtttactgcagaagccagattaagcatggacttaagctagccgcacaccacggagatccacgcggtaccgaaccgacccatttcagagccgactcccgacagggcacgcacatatcccccgactgtttacgactgcagtcgcgattgaagcgacacgtgacaatagctttgtgattggctattggatatagttactgttaaatccaacacttgaagatgctacaggctgaattacaaatgacacaacacggaatatgtagcgcactatctaggctgcatgagctattattcccaaccttaaatagtgcacttatataggggagttaaagcgatttggaattcagccacacaacttgagcagagtggctttccagcccactgtgtctatggataaagcttcagtctatggaattacagtatatacctgcattaggtgctaccaacacgtatttctcgcgctagaaattgtgtttaatgatgtcacgtgttatatgcgaaagatatgattggctattgctagcgactctcgccgatcagtctggctcccgattagtttttcgaatcggctgtgagatgagtcggtaccatcgaaaactagtctttacgcctgactcgcgacttcagttggctcggtacgctgaaaatcggcgtagtgtgcggctagctaaagagtaatggatcggagtagtgccttgaaagcgttaattattgtgcaggtgctatttacatgtttaattttagaagcccaactactgctccaagagcacaggcgatgtgattagggggtaggatttggggaaataaccatctacaggttgggaatgcttatgaatgtgattgaaaacgcagatgttcggttatgtgtggaagggatttttttcgaagacaaggtggtgtggataaaacatttttataaacggagggggggaaaatgttcggttttaaaaatacccggctacgtgtgtacatggcattaggCAGTGACACAAAACTTCTCAAAGTCGACTGCCAAGAAGTTGCTTTAAAGTCTGAACTTTTAAGAGTGCTATGTTCAGACACAACAGACATTAGCATCGCCCCATTGCCACTCACATTAACTGTCGATGCATACCACTGGTGCCTTTGacagaggtgggacaaagtcactaatgtgcaagtcacaagtaagtctcaagtcctaccactcaagtccgagtcaagtcacaagtcaaggcacttttgaccaagtcaagtccaagtccaagtcctacccaagccaagtcgagtccaagtccaagtctcatttttttccaagtccctaacaagtcaccatttattctacaggcaatcaacacatttttgatcacaaatgtattacctctccacactgcagtgtatgtcctcctttgccagtcaccttggataaaaatgtctgctaaatgtaatgtaatgtcaatgattcatagaggcagcacaagtaactacagtacacccattcttttccattttaaaatgttttagagcttgtgccccaagacaatcaaagaatctcagaggagacaatgattagttagttaacgttagtaaagcatcctaaattttcagtgagtttagtttgagtgagtcagtgtacatctgaggctaagggtgtgagaatgagtgaaagtatgaccatttccttaaattttttattggaaaattagtgagaaattaaaacaaaattctaaacaaaactagtactggtactgtgtaacaaaaatcattttcttttcatttcattcatgtcatttttcacataaaaatgcttttcatgtgcattttaagacatgaaactcaaagtccaagctaacagatgatctgtgtacttttagaatcaaagaatggttttccttctgaagttaggcactgtcccaacatacaacatgacatgcctttaacacaatacaacgtggcttgagtacgtttgtgtgtgtgagagagaccaactaactgacaaaaaattccggaaatatctgttctccactactgagagagggatgttgcatccaatgaccaaatctgttagtattgaatttgtgatggctttttgttgtgggtgggtagcattgtactgtctatcttttgcagtaaggaatccagaaatggatggctgctctgtctcacttgggatgatcttgttcttcagatattctgcaaatctaaacaaggaaaaaaaaatgtaaaattagtaggcctacttgttttctgtttttaatcatgtagacattaacatgtttttatcattttcaatatcaaagtctgagttcatttaatccaaacatatttgtttatacacagtataatgtttaatacaagccagccaggatgttcccttaagcagtttagctagaccacaatgcattcactaaacactcgctaaaataccggtagcctcagtaaacacagaacgttgtgacgatgtagccagaatcagagtcctctagggctctggccagaatgtgagaatgaagccctggcaacattctagagagccgtataataaagtagaataaacagttgttgtgaatttcagaatgttcagcggaatcctccagatccaagttgcgtgcttttggcgaatttggtttctcgccagagactaataaatgcactggtaaagccacgctatgtagaggcattgtgtgccctgtcgtttgggtaagactgtgggataatgcttcgcgtcggagtaggctacactccaatctgtcgggatgtactgcgctataaaacgtcagctgagcttacattttacatagcccaaatggcccattattcacattgcctacatgacaccagagagaggaagagaatagaattgaatgtctctgatgacgtgtaatcccagcactaataacacacatcgcacagcgtccatgacttggtgcagtacgtagcaaacagttaaacgcctggtttaacttgcattgctagtcatctcgtctcagtggtttaaatgcctttcatgacaagcactgactttcccattgcaaagagcgaacttctgttttacatacttagtttgcagcctgggtaactgtttatttgatttaagttttatcctttgctgtccggttcttatcataagtctgtgtcgttctgaccagagcctttataacaatcttgtaaacgttctctgctctgaccaaatcaccaccttctggctatgccttcccaatgtgtgttaactggtagcctagcccacataatctaacactagactgaacacaaaagcaatccaataaaaaaatctacttcactattttatattcagcaaagcaaaacaaatccttgacagcgttaatatattaacacattccacttctagccaccaactagcctgtacagattcttgctacctggctttgttacttacttgtccttatgcagcctcaggtgacgagcgaagtttgatgtggttgactggctgtccgaaattgtggctccacatgttctgcacgtagcaaagcgtttgccatctgtattggagtattctttaaatccaaaggaaattacgcggggaatcatgtttttatccgtctgttcatcattcagcgtcctcgttgcccatcaccgtttggtttttcatttgaaccagttgaagtgcttgagcagggccggagtgggccctgttttcactccgggagtttaattcacattcaggccactttgaaatggaggaggaatttgagtacattaaaaaagataaaacaaataactgttctttcacaatgctttttatttggtttaaattcaggtagtgacagtatgttgttcgtcgttctctgcattactttagggttaataaaacttccattacgcggtagtttaatgaccacaaacgtaatgcagagaccgacgaatgatttcatctagtatgagacggggctccacttaaaattggatggtgtgtggccgcgtgtctaatccgcatatacatttatctgtgtcaccaacatgtcccaaagttccttagtgaaaatatttgaaaacacatccaaaggactgaagaatgcatcttcagaaatcggcatcttcggcccgggtgtgggaatgaacgtttacgtcgggggcgaaatccagctgactgccactccaaatagcaaagcagcgagtatggctgattgtttcacgTTATTTAAGatgaattacacaacacatttttagtcacatagtcttaaaataacgaaagcacccatctcgcctgcatttgaaccaatgcttgtgcattacatgccgcatacgcctcgaaaataatggcaaatcaacaatgctgggtactcagcaaccggcagataaagcgtgagggcgcattaggcaactcaaaaatggttaaatgaaatgtaggccaaagcaagtgttcgattctgcttagaatattggcatacgcatacacctcttctaagttatatatttaacaacaattatttaacatcaaatatgacttctaggcctgtgtgttcataaccacaatgtgcgcacgcctgtggaaatgcacggtgtgacagcgagatgaaataggctggatgaggaaataacgcgcaacagcacatttgggacctgttcatctaaaattgttaataactgggatgtaaagcaatgtccggttcttcttagaattaagacatacaccacatctataccgtgtaaattgcgagatttcacatgacatcaaaaagctgaattgacattgcaaactatcgacacattataggcctagcatagactgataaaatcgacaaacagggttatcatactccatatctttcgtaacctaccagctggtcttgagaacatatctgtcaatttggcacattttgctgccacctttttttaagcttcgccctttcggttccacctggcctctttctgccctccatcactgacgcgcgctgtttcgcgccaatgttgtttaagttccccgcaatacagaggaggagtcttggaccaaaccaactgcaatagaggggaggggagaatttccttatttggtagcgcctatttaatctgctgcgatgctgttggcgtctgggctgccatgtgaaaatgcagagtgcagttgaattgatgattaatgcaagaataagatcagtgaccaaaattagtgaaaattattttccccatgctccaagcaggccaccattgatggtttgggccggggatggtcccggctaaatatagggccaccccggcattgtgcttgagtgacacctagtgctagtggattgagctgccgtagcctaggacaaggagctacaccgcattcaaataataacgagtgtacttggattcaaaatcggggggggggagaatatttatacctgatacgccaagtcattgcaagctaaaactgtcaagtccaagtcaagtctcgagtcaacagcgtgcaagtccgagtcgagttgcaagtcattcctcatctagggatttcaagtctcaagtcatcaaaatggtgactcgagtctgactcgagtccaagtcacatgactcgagtccacatgtctggCCTTTGACATGTGGGATCTCATGTGGGATTCGATAGCTTTCATCCCCATGGTCCCTAAGGTGAAGGTCTTTCAGCATAGACTGCACCTTGCCTAATAGTCTCCTGGTGGCTCCAACCAACTCTGAAATTTATCCTCCTCCAACCATTTCTCGTTAAATTTGCAATGTCCTATCTTGCCACATTTAGCAACTGGCGATGACTTACTATCTATGGAAGACAAATAACAGAACTTCAATGCTAGTGGACATGAACATAACATGAAACTAGATTTCTGGTTGGGCTCCAGCTAAGATGGCCGCTTAAACTTGAACTTGCGAAGCCGCCTTCGGTATTTTATTCATCAAACAGAGTCAAAAGTGTTTTTacatcagttttatttgttaataATCTAAATGGAGTCAGCAGAGAAGAGAACAGCTGAAGATTTATGCCCCTCTACCCGCTCCCAATTATCTAAATCGGCAAAGAAGAAAGCCAAGAAACAGCTCTTTGAGCATGAGGATTCCATCTTGGAGGCTAACGTTAGTGCAGCTGAGGGCACTGTCTTAGCTAAGCTAATATACGAAATGAGGGGGAATCTACATGAACTTTCCTTGGATGTTAAAGCTATACGGGGCGATATGGACGCTTTTCAGaagaaactctccaacatggagaCTGAGGTCTCAGCAATGAATGTTTCTCTAATGACTTTGAACAAACATACTGACATCATGCAGGCTGCTCAGCGACAGGACAGGCTACAAGTTAGGGAAGGTACTTCTGCAATTGCTAAGTTACAGTCCTGTGTGGCAGAGTTGGAAGACCGAAATCACCGAAATAACCTACGCCTTGTTAACCTTTTAGAGAATGAAGAGGGGGGCGACGCTGTTGCCTTCCTACAACACCAGCTACCAATCTGGTTCCCTTCTCTGGCTGGTCAAGGAATCATCGAAATTGAACGAGCTCATCGGATCGACAGTAAAGGTGAAAATTCATCAAGCAGAACCCTCATCTTCAAACTTCTGAGGTACAGCGATCGCCAGGCTATCATGAAGGCATACAGACAAGTGGGCGCGAAGATACAAGATGGTCAGTCCCAGCTCGTGCTATTTGCTGACTACTCCAGTGCAACCGTCCTGAAACACAAGGCTTTCTCATCCTGCATTGCTTTGCTCAAACAGAAAGGTATCCAGTTTTTCCTTCTCTACCCTGCCAACTTGAAGGTAACAATTGACTGGAACAACACACCCATCTTCTCTTCTCCCGAAGAGGCTCAACACTACAttaaaaacattttatttcaatAGCCTCTCCTTATCAAACTTAATAAGATCTGCTAGTGTACTTGTTAGTGACCTGACTATGCTATGCTGTTAATACTCATGCTATGGTATCTTAAACCTTGATTGATTAATGTAGTTTTTCCGTTAGTGTTCTCGTCGGGTCAGTTCTTTCATAAATAATGACTCGTGTTAGAATATCCAAATTGAATGTGATTCTGCAAGACTGTCTTAGCTCGAATCCAAGGAATGGTGATTATTTTTGTTCTAGCTAGACCTCGCAGGGATGTTAGCATTTTTCCCTGGCAGACTAGCAACGTTCTTGTTTTAAAGCAATGCTTCAAgtctgggggggggggcttgTGCTTATTCTTTCATTACGTTAAGTATTTACATGGCAaccattttatgtaattttattttttttccacacagTGTACTCTTGTTTCTACCATACTGTGCATGCATCTCAAGTAATATTTCATTTTTGCAACCTACCACCATGTATGGTCATAACAGTTAATGATTGATGACTACAATTTGACTTCTTGGAATGTGCAGGGAGTTGATGAGCCTGTtaagagggttaggtgccttgattTTCTACGTAAAAAAAGAATACACTTTGCAATTTTGCAGGAAACACATTTAAGAAAACAGCAtgttcatacaaccccgattccaaaaaagttgggacaaagtacaaattgtaaataaaaatggaatgcaatgatgtggaagtttcaaaattccatattttattcagaatagaacatagatgacatatcaaatgtttaaactgagaaaatgtatcatttaaagagaaaaattaggtgattttaaatttcatgacaacaacacatctcaaaaaagttgggaaaaggccatgtttcccactgtgagacatccccttttctctttacaacagtctgtaaacgtctggggactgaggagacaagttgctcaagtttagggagaggaatgttaacccattcttgtctaatgtaggattctagttgttcaactgtcttaggtcttttttgtcatatcttctgttttatgatgcgccaaatgttttctatgggtgaaagatctggactgcaggctggccagttcagtacccggacccttcttctacgcagccatgatgctgtaattgatgcagtatgtggtttggcattgtcatgttggaaaatgcaaggtctttcctgaaagagacgccacctggatgagagcatatgttgctctagaacctggatatacctttcagcattgatggtgtctttccagatgtgtaagctgcccatgccacactcactaatgcaatcccataccatcagagatgcaggcttctgaactgagcgctgataacaacttgggtcgtccttctcctctttagtccgaatgacacggcgtccctgatttccataaagaacttcaaattttgattcgtctgaccacagaactgttttccactttgccacagtccattttaaatgagccttggcccagagaagacgtctgcgcttctggatcatgtttagatatggcttcttctttgaactatagagttttagctggcaacggcggatggcacggtgaattgtgttcacaga
The Neoarius graeffei isolate fNeoGra1 chromosome 8, fNeoGra1.pri, whole genome shotgun sequence genome window above contains:
- the LOC132891025 gene encoding C-C motif chemokine 14-like produces the protein MKMSRVFLVLGFVLIMGIYSDAQPESVKHLAEPTDCCFEFFTGNIPPKKILKFKKTDSRCTQQGFIVTTPKFPRLCVHEVTIE